A window of Microbacterium lushaniae genomic DNA:
GACCGCCTGGCCGCCCTCCTGGTCGTCATCTCCAGCGTCGTGCTGCTGGCGGTGCTGCTGTTCTCGGTCGGACAGGGGGCCGCCGACGGAGACGACGACACCCCGGTGTCGATCTTCCATCCCTCGTACCTGATCCTGTCGGCGGGCATCTTCACCGCATTCATCGCCGGTGACCTGTTCAATCTCTACGTCGGCTTCGAGATCCTGCTCGTGGCGTCGTACGTGCTCATCACGCTCGGCAGCACCGAGTCGCGCATCCGCACCGGCGTGGTCTACATCGTGGTGTCGCTGGTGTCGTCGATCCTCTTCCTGGCCGCCATCGCGATGATCTACGGCGCGCTGGGCACCGTGAACATGGCACAGCTGTCGGATCGGATGGGCGAGCTGCCGCCGGACGTGCAGCTCGTGCTGCACCTCATGCTGCTGCTGGCATTCAGCATCAAGGCGGCCGTCTTCCCGCTGTCGTTCTGGCTGCCCGACTCGTACCCGACGGCGCCCGCGCCCGTCACGGCGGTGTTCGCCGGCCTGCTGACGAAGGTCGGCGTGTACGCGCTGATCCGCACCGAGACGCAGATCTTCCGCGACAGCGACGTCAACTTCATGCTCATGATCGTGGCGCTGGCCACCATGATCGTCGGCGTGCTCGGCGCCCTCGCACAGGCCGAGCTCAAACGCATCCTGTCGTTCACCCTCGTCAGCCACATCGGCTACATGGTGTTCGGGCTGGCGATCGCCACCGAGGCGGCCATCGGCGCGACGATCTACTACACCGTCCACCACATCGTCGTGCAGACGACGCTGTTCCTGGCGATCGGGCTGATCGAGCGCCGGGCGGGGAGCACGTCGATCCTGCGCGTGCGCGGCCTCATGCGCGCCGCTCCCGTCATCGCGGTGCTGTACTTCATCCCCGCGATCAACCTCGGCGGGCTGCCGCCCTTCTCGGGCTTCATCGGCAAGTACGGCCTGTTCGACGCCGCCGCCGAGGTCGGCACGCCCATCATGATCGTGCTGATCGTGGGCGGCATCGTCACGTCGCTGCTGACGCTGTACGCGCTCATGCGGGCGTGGAACCTGGCGTTCTGGCGCGAGGAGGAGGACTCGGCCGAGACCGAGGCCCGCATCGGCTACCTCGGCTCGGCTCCCGCCGCCGGCGTGCAGACCGAGCGGCGCGTCATCCCGCGCATCATGACCGCCGCGACGGCCGGGATGGTGGTGGTCACCCTGGCGCTGACGGTGTTCGCCGGGCCGCTCTACGCGGTGTGCGCGCGCGTGGGGGCGACCCTGCTGGAGCCGATCTCCGTCGTCCAGGTCGAGCAGGGGGTCGAGGAATGAGGCGCGACGCCCGCACCCTCCTGCACCTGCTGTGGCGGCAGCTGCCCTTCTTCGTGTGGCTGATCGCACTGTGGATGCTGCTGTGGGGACAGTTCACCGTGGTGTCCTTCCTGACCGGCCTCGTCGCCGCGATCGCGGTGACACGCGTCTTCCGGCTTCCGCCCGTGCAGCTGTCGGGTCGGCTGAACTTCTGGTACGGCCTGGTGTTCGTCGTGACGTTCCTCACCGACGTCGTGCGGGGATCGCTCATCGTGGCCGCGCAGGTGCTGGACTTCCGCCGTCAGCCGGGCGCGGCGATCATCGCCGTGCCGCTGCGCACCGACGACGACCTGATCATGACCCACGTCGGGGTCACCGCCTCCCTCATCCCCGGTTCACTCATCGTGGAGGCCGACCGGGATCGCCGCATCCTCTACCTCCACGTGATCGGGGTGCGCTCGGACGCGGACGTCGAGAAGCAGCGCGCGGCGGTGCTGCTGTTCGAGCGGCGCATCGTGCGCGCGGTCGGCTCGCGCGCGCAGCTGGCCCAGGTGGAGGCGGCCACGGACACCCGGCGGACGGCACCGCCCGCCCCGATGGGAGGTGTCGCATGAACGTCGTGCTGATCGCGATCTTCGTCGTCTTCACCGTCGCGGCGATCCTGACGCTGTGGCGCATCGTCATCGGCCCCTCGATCCTCGACCGTGCCGTGGCATCGGACGTGCTGCTGACCGAGGTGCTGTGCGTGCTGGGCGCGGAGATGGCGATCAACCAGCACACGCGCTCCCTGCCGATCATGCTCATCATCGCGGCCGTCGGCGTGTTCGGCTCCGTCTCCATCGCGCGCTTCGTCGCGAGGAAGGACAACACCGGCCGATGAGCACCCTCGCCGCCCTGGGCGCCGATGCCGCCGCCACGCCGCTCCAGGCGTGGCTGGACGGCATCGCGCTCGTCCTCATCCTCTTCGGCGCGCTGCTGTGCCTGGTCGCCGGAATCGGCGTGCTGCGGTTCCGCGACGTGCCGGCGCGCCTGCACGCGGCCACGAAGCCGCAGGTGCTCGGGCTCGTGGTGATCTGCCTCGCGATCGCGCTGTCGCTGCGGTCGTGGCCGGTGGTGGCCTTCCTCGTGCCCGTCGTGCTCTTCCAGCTGGCCACGGCTCCGCTGTCGGCGCACATGGTGGGGCGTCAGGCCTACCGCAACGAGACGATCGACCGCGCGAGCCTGTACGTCGACGAGCTGCGCGGCGAGAAGGAGACCCCGCCCGCCTCCGGCGGCTGACCCGGCGGGCTGCGCGGCGAGTCAGCCGAAGATGCTCGGCTGCAGGTCGCGGAGAGTGCGCCGGCGGGTGATGCGCGCGACGCCCAGCGCCGACAGCACGAGGCCTGCGATGAGCCAGATCGCGAGGACCCCGAGGTCGAGCCACACCCGCGAGAGGCTGCCGCCGTACATGAGCTGTCGCATCCCGTCGACGACGTAGCTCATCGGCAGGACGTGGTGCGCGACGGCGAGCGGGCCGGGGAGCGTCTGCCAGGGGAACGTGCCGCCGGCCGAGACCAGCTGCACCACCATCAGCACGAGGCCGAGGAATTCGCCCACCTCCCCGAACCATACGTTCAGTGCCAGCACGATCGCGGCGTACGTGGCCGTGGCGGCCACGAGCAGCCCGAGCGTGGGCAGCGGATTGGCGAAGGAGAACCGCAGCGCGAAGGCGAGCACGAGGAAGAGACCGAGCATCTGCACGGCCCCGAACATCGCCGGGGTGAGCCATCCTGCGAGCGTCACGCGCACGGGAGCGCGCAGAGCCGTGACGGCGCGGCGCGAGATCGGCTTGACGATGAGGAACAGCGAGTAGATGCCGATCCACCCGGCCAGTGCCGCGAAGAACGGTGCAAGGCCGGCGCCGTAGTTCTGGGCCTGCGCCAGGTCGCTCGTCGACACCGACACCGGATCGGCGAGCGTCGAGGCCTGCGCCGCGCGCGTGTCCTCGTCGCTCTCCGGGATCTGGCTGACCCCGTCGGCAAGGCCCGCCTGCAGCTGGGAGGCGCCGTCCAGCAGCTCGGCGGTGCCGGGGCCGAGCCGGGCGGCACCGTCGTTGAGCTCGGCGGCGCCCGCAGCCGCCGTCGCCGTCCCCTCGGCCAGCCGCGCGCTCCCCTCGGCGAGCTGAGCGGCGCCGGCGGCGACCTCCTGTGCGCCGGTGTTGAGCTCGTCGATCCGGCCGACCGCCCCCTGCACGCGGCTGTTCGCCGTATCCAGGAGTTCTCCGACGGGGTCCAGGGCGGTGAGGATGCGGTGGATCTCCGCGGGGTCCACGCCCGCGGCCGTCAGCGCCTGCGCGATGTCGTTGCGGGCCGTCGGCAGCTGGGCGACGGCCCCCGCGGATGCGGCGCCGAGTTCGTCTGCGAGGCGATCGAGTTCGGCGGTTCCCCCTGCCACGCGCTGCGCGCCGGCGCTGAGCTCGCCGGCCCCGCTGTTCAGCTGCGCCGCTCCGTCCCGCAGCTCCGCGGTGCCGGTGGCCAGGCTCGCGGTGCCCGCGGCGAGCTGCTCGGCGCCGGTGCGGGCCGTGCCGAGTCCGTCGACGAGCTCCTGCGCTCCGGTGGCCGCATCCGAGATCTTCACGCGGATGGTCTGGAGGTCGGCGAGGAGCGTCAGACCCGCCTCGTCGATGACCTTCGCCACGATGTCGGCCTGGATGCGCTCCACGGCCTGGGACCCGATCGTGGAGGCGAGATAGTTGTTCGCGTCGTCGGTGCGCAGCTGGATCTCGGCCTTCTTCGGGTCGGAGGAGGAGATGGAGGCGATCGCCGAGGAGAAGTCGGCGGGGATCTCGATGACGAAGTCGAAGCGTCCGGATGCGAGGCCGCTGCCGGCTTCGGACGCGCTGACGCGCTCCCAGTCGAAGGTGTTGCTGTCCAGCAGCTCCTGTGCCACGTCGTCGCCATAGTTGCGCGCGGCGCCGTTGACGGTCGCGCCGGTGTCGCTGACGACGATCGCGGCGGGGATGCGGGCGAGTTGCCCATACGGATCCTGGTTGGCCCACAGGTACAGCCCGCCGTACAGGATCGGCACGCACAGCAGCGCGAGAAGGGCCACGAGCAGCATCGGCGTGGACACGAGGCGACGCAGCTCGGCGTGGATGATCTGCGGGATCTTCATGATGATCCGCCCGTCGTGTCGGGTTCAGCGCCGGGATCGGCGGTGCGCCGGCCCCGCGGGCGGCGTCGGTGGCGCAGGGGGAGGGTCTCCGCCTCGTCGGGAGGAGTGTCGGGCTCGTGGTCGGGGTCGCCCTCGTGATCGGGGTCGCCCGCGTCGCCGAGGACCAGATGGGCCGGCACGCCGGCGATCGCCAGCACCGCGTAGTCGCGCCCCGCGAAGTCCTCGACGATGCGCCACCACGCGTGGGGGTCGCCACCGTGCCGGTCCGGGGACACGAGCACGAGGCCCTCCACGTCGGGGCGGAGGGCGGCGCACTCGAGCACGATGCGGATGCGGGCGGCCGGTTCCACGTCTCCCACCGGGATGGCGGCAAGATCGGCGAATCCGTGCTCGTCCAGCCAGCGCCGCGCGGCGAACGGCGTCGGCGGGCGACCGGCGAACATGAGCTCCTCGGCGACCATGCCCGCCAGCGACACGTTGGGTTCGGGCTCGGAGACCTCCGGCGCATCGACGAGGGCCACGCGCCGGCGCAGCATCCGCGCATCCGGCGCCCCGTCGATGAGGACGGTGCCGCTGTCGGGCCGCATCCTCCCCGAGGCCAGGAGGCCCAGCACGGTCGGCCGCTGTTCCGTCTCGGCGACCACGCGCGTGGCCCGTGCGGACTCGTACGACAGAGACGTCTCGGGCAGGGCGCGCCCGTTGCGCCCCTGGCTGACCCCGCGCAGTTCGATCCTCATGAGGCCTCCGCCCGGTCAGGGGCAGAGTACCTGCGCGTCGTGACTGTGTCTCGGGCCCTTCGGCCCGGTGCGGTGGTGCAGCGATCGCCGCCGGCGCCGACGCGCCGGACGGACACCCTCAGCGACGAACTGCTCGATGAGCTCGCAGGGTTGCGGGGCTCGTCACCGGCGCCGAGTCACCGTGCAGTCATCACGGTGCATCGGACCGAGCGATTGGTCGCGGGAAGCGGACGCCTTGCGCCCCGCGGGGCCGGTCAGTCGGTGCCGGAGTCGAACGCTGCGGCCTCGCCGGCGGCGTCGGTCGCCTCGGCGAGGGCCTCGCGGGCGGCGTCCAGAGGCGTGGCCGGCTCGGTGATGTCGTAAGCCTCGCCCGCCGTCACGCTGCCGACCAGCTCGGCGGTCGGCCCGCCGATGAGCCCCATCCCGGCGTACTGCTCGAGGCGGGTGCGCGAGTCGGCGATGTCGAGGTTGCGCATCGTGAGCTGTCCGATGCGGTCGGTCGGGCCGAACGCGGCGTCGCCGACGCGCTCCATCGACAGCTTGTCGGGGCCGTACGACATCACGGGGGCGGTGGTGTCGAGCACCGTGTAGTCCTCGCCGCGACGCAGACGCAGGGTGACTTCGCCCGTGATCGTGGATCCGACCCACTTCTGGATGGATTCGCGCAGCATGAGCGACTGCGGGTCGAGCCAGCGCCCCTCGTACATCAGGCGCCCCAGGCGCCGGCCCTGCTCGTGATAGGTGGCGAGGGTGTCCTCGTTGAGGATGGCGTTGACCAGGCGCTCGTACGCGATGAACAGCAAGGCCATGCCGGGGGCCTCGTAGATGCCGCGGGACTTCGCCTCGATGATGCGGTTCTCGATCTGGTCGCTCATGCCCAGGCCGTGGCGTCCGCCGATGCGGTTGGCCTCGAACACCAGCTCGACGGGGTCGGCGTACTCCACGCCGTTGAGGGCGACGGGGCGTCCGCGGTCGAAGGTGACCGTGACGTCCTCGGTGGCGATCTCGACGGCCGGGTCCCAGAACCGCACGCCCATGATCGGTTCGACCGTCTCCAGCGAGACGTCGAGGTGCTCGAGGGTCTTGGCCTCGTGGGTGGCGCCCCAGATGTTGGCGTCGGTGGAGTACGCCTTCTCCACGCTGTCGCGGTAGGGGAAGCCGTGCTCGACGAGCCACTGGCTCATCTCGGTGCGGCCACCGAGCTCGGTGACGAAGTCCGCATCCAGCCACGGCTTGTAGATGCGAAGCGCCGGGTTGGCCAGCAGGCCGTAGCGGTAGAACCGCTCGATGTCGTTGCCCTTGTAGGTGGACCCGTCACCCCAGATGTCGACGCCGTCCTCCTTCATGGCACGCACGAGAAGGGTCCCGGTGACGGCGCGGCCCAGGGGCGTGGTGTTGAAGTACGTGCGCCCGCCGGAGCGGATGTGGAACGCCCCGCACGCGAGGGCGACGAAGCCCTCCTCCACGAGCGCCGACTTGCAGTCCACCAGGCGCGACACCTCGGCGCCGTACTGGAGGGCCCGGCCGGGGATGGCGGCGATGTCGTCCTCGTCGGGCTGACCGAGGTCGCCCGTGTACGTGCAGGGCACCGCGCCCTTGTCGCGCATCCAGGCAACGGCGACGGAGGTGTCGAGTCCTCCCGAGAAGGCGATGCCGACGCGCTCGCCGACGGGGAGGGACTGGAGGACTTTGGACATGAGTCGATTCTAGGTTTCCGCCCTGCTCCGCGACGAACTGTGCCCGGTCCGTTCCCCTCGGGCAGATCGGCCGAACCCTGTGATGGTTCACATCGGGGCAGGCGGCGTGAACCGTGAGGGAAGCGGATGAGAGCGGCCCGGCGCGCTCGTTACTCGATTGTTATCGCTCACATGCTGGCGCCGATGGAAATGTGAAGGCTAACATTCGAGCCAGCAGACACCATGGCGGCGTCCGCGCCCCGGCTGTCAGCCGGACCCGAACGAGGAGGTTTAGGGAATGAAGAAGAAGATCCTGGCCGCAGCAGCCATGCTCGGCGCGGTCCTCATGGCGGCGACGGGATGCGCCGGCGGCGCGGGCACTGCGGGCGGAGGCGGCGGCGGGGACGACGTCATCACCGTCGGCTTCGCGCAGACCGGCTCGGAGTCGGGCTGGCGCGCCGCGAACACCGAGTCGATGAAGGAGGCGTTCTCCGAGGAGAACGGCTTCGACCTCGTCTTCAACGCGGCAGACAACAAGCAGGAGGCGCAGATCGCGGCCGTCCGCAACTTCATCAACCAGGGTGTGGACGCGATCGTGATCGCCCCCATCACGGTCGACGGGTGGGACGACGTGCTCACCGAGGCGAAGGATGCAGGGATCCCCGTCATCCTCGAAGACCGCACGGTCTCGGCCAGCGACGACCTCTACGCCTCGTGGGTCGGCCTGGACTTCGAGCAGGAGGGCAAGACCGCCGGCGAATGGGTCAAGGAGAACTTCGACGGCAAGGGCGCGAACCTCGTGGTGCTCGAAGGCACGACGGGTTCCTCCGCCGCGCTGGACCGGGCCACGGGCTTCGACGCGGCGATCGAGGGCACCGACATCACCGTGATGGACTCGCAGACCGGGGACTTCACCCGCGACGGCGGCAAGAAGGTCATGGAGGGCTACCTGCAGAAGTACGGCTCCGACATCGACGTGCTCTTCGCCCACAACGACGACATGGGCCTGGGCGCCCTCGACGCGATCAAGGCCGCGGGTCTCGTCCCGGGCCAGGACATCCAGATCGTCACGATCGACGCCGTCAAGGACGGCATGACCGCACTGGCCAACGGCGAGTTCAACTTCATCGTGGAGTGCAACCCGCTCCTCGGCGAGCAGGCCGCCGAGCTGGTCAAGAAGGTGCTCGCCGGCGAGGAGGTCGAGAAGGCGACCATCGTCGAAGACCAGTCCTTCACGCAGGAGCAGGCGAAAGAGGTTCTCGACTCGCGTCCGTACTGAGTGCGTCGGATCCGACACCCGACCGCCGGGACCGGTGACCCCGGTTCCCGGCGGTCCGCCTCGGAAGGAGGCCCGCATGACCGACGACACCGTCGTCCGCCCCCGGGAAGACCCGGGAACCTCCGCCGCACCCGTCGCCGCGCTGCGCGGCATCACCGTCGAATTCCCCGGGGTGAAAGCGCTGGACGGGGTGGACCTCACGCTTCGCGCGGGTGAGGTGCACACCCTCATGGGGGAGAACGGGGCGGGCAAGTCCACGCTCATCAAGGCCCTCACGGGGGTGTATTCGGTCGCCGCCGGCACGATCACGATCGGCGGCGCGGCACGGGTCTTCCGGACCACGGCAGACGCCGAGGCGGCGGGGATCTCCACCGTCTACCAGGAAGTCAACCTCTGCACGAACCTCTCCGTGGGCGAGAACGTCATGCTCGGCCACGAGGTGCGCCGTGCGGGGATGATCGATTGGCGCGCGACCTATCGCGAGGCCGCCCGCTTCCTGTCGAACCTCGGCCTGGACATCGACACCCGCTCGACGCTGGGGACGCACTCGATCGCCGTCCAGCAGCTGGTCGCAATCAGCCGGGCGATGGTGTCGGATGCGTCGGTGCTGGTGCTCGACGAACCCACCTCGAGCCTGGACCGCAGCGAGGTCGAGCAGCTCTTCGCCGTCGTGCGCGACCTTCGCGACCGTGGGGTCGCGATCCTGTTCGTCACGCACTTCCTCGACCAGGTCTACGAGATCTCCGACCGGCTCACGGTGCTGCGCAACGGACGCTTCGTGGGGGAGTACCTCATCGATGAGCTCCCCCGCGGCGAACTCATCGCCAAGATGATCGGCCGCGAGCTCGATGAGCTCGAAGCCCTCTCCCGCACGGCGGAGCGGGACATCGACCGCTCGGCGGTGCCGGTGCTCTCCGCCGTGGGGCTCGGCCGCAAGGGCGTGCTCGAGCCGGCCGACCTCGAGATCTTCGACGGTGAAGTGGTCGGGATCGCGGGCCTGCTGGGCTCGGGGCGCACCGAGCTCGTGCGGCTGCTGTACGGCGCCGACCGCGCGGACACCGGGCGGCACGTCGTCCGCGGCCTGCCCGCACGCATCACGACGCCGCGGCACGCGATCGACCGGCGCATCGCGTTCTCCTCCGAGGACCGGCGCGCCGAGGGCATCATCTCCGACCTCACCGTGGCAGAGAACGTCATCCTCGGCATCCAGGCCAAGCGCGGTGCGCTGCGCAAGATGGGCAGGGCCGAGCAGGACGCGATCGTCTCCGAGTACATCGAGGCGCTGGGGGTGCGCCCGGCCGACCCGAACGCCCTCGTGCGCAATCTCTCCGGCGGCAACCAGCAGAAGGTCCTGCTCGCGCGGTGGCTGGCCACCGCGCCCCAGCTGATCATCCTGGACGAGCCCACGCGCGGTATCGACGTGGGTGCGAAGGCCGACATCCAGCGGAAGGTCGCCGAGTTGTCGGCCCAGGGACTGGCGGTCGTGTTCATCTCCTCCGAGCTGGAGGAGGTCATCCGGATCGCGCAGCGCATCGTCGTCATGCGCGACCGTCGTAAGATCGGCGAACTGGACGCCACGGAGGTCGACGTCGACGATCTCGTCGCCGTCATCGCCGACGAATCCCGCGAGACGGAGCCGTCTCGCCAGAGCCCGGAGACAGCGGCATGAGATCGACTCTGACGGGTGTGTTCCGACACCGTCTCGTATGGCCGGTGGCGGCCCTGGCCGTCCTGATCGTGGTGAACACGATCGCGCGCCCCTCGTTCATCGGCATCACCGTGCAGAACGGGCAGCTCTACGGACCACTCATCGACATCCTGCGCAACAGCGCGCCGCTCATGCTGGTGGCGCTGGGTATGACGCTCGTCATCGCCACGCGCGGCATCGATCTCTCGGTCGGCGCGATCATGGCGGTGTCGGGGGCGGTCGCCCTGACTTTCATCTCCTCCTCGCCCGACCCGGGATCCCCGGCTACGGTGCTCACCGCGATCGCCCTGGGCGTGCTCGTCTCACTCGTGCTCGGGCTGTGGAACGGCTTCCTCGTGTCGGTGGTCGGCGTCCAGCCGATCATCGCCACGCTCGTGCTCATGCTCGCCGGCCGCGGCGTCGCGCTGCTGATCACCGGCGGATTCATCACGACGATCAACAGCGATCCCTACCGTTTCATGGCGCAGGGCTACCTGTTCGGGCTGCCCTTCGCGTTCTATGTCTCGGTACTGGCGATCGCGGTGGTCGCGCTGCTGGAGCGGCGGACCGCGCTGGGAGTGCTCACCGAGGCGGTGGGCATCAACCCGGAGGCCAGCCGTCTCGCGGGCGTACGCTCTCGCGGCATCATCTGGGGCGCCTACGCCGCCAGCGGCGTCCTGGCCGGGTTCGCCGGC
This region includes:
- a CDS encoding sugar ABC transporter ATP-binding protein — its product is MTDDTVVRPREDPGTSAAPVAALRGITVEFPGVKALDGVDLTLRAGEVHTLMGENGAGKSTLIKALTGVYSVAAGTITIGGAARVFRTTADAEAAGISTVYQEVNLCTNLSVGENVMLGHEVRRAGMIDWRATYREAARFLSNLGLDIDTRSTLGTHSIAVQQLVAISRAMVSDASVLVLDEPTSSLDRSEVEQLFAVVRDLRDRGVAILFVTHFLDQVYEISDRLTVLRNGRFVGEYLIDELPRGELIAKMIGRELDELEALSRTAERDIDRSAVPVLSAVGLGRKGVLEPADLEIFDGEVVGIAGLLGSGRTELVRLLYGADRADTGRHVVRGLPARITTPRHAIDRRIAFSSEDRRAEGIISDLTVAENVILGIQAKRGALRKMGRAEQDAIVSEYIEALGVRPADPNALVRNLSGGNQQKVLLARWLATAPQLIILDEPTRGIDVGAKADIQRKVAELSAQGLAVVFISSELEEVIRIAQRIVVMRDRRKIGELDATEVDVDDLVAVIADESRETEPSRQSPETAA
- a CDS encoding Na+/H+ antiporter subunit E, producing MRRDARTLLHLLWRQLPFFVWLIALWMLLWGQFTVVSFLTGLVAAIAVTRVFRLPPVQLSGRLNFWYGLVFVVTFLTDVVRGSLIVAAQVLDFRRQPGAAIIAVPLRTDDDLIMTHVGVTASLIPGSLIVEADRDRRILYLHVIGVRSDADVEKQRAAVLLFERRIVRAVGSRAQLAQVEAATDTRRTAPPAPMGGVA
- a CDS encoding YhgE/Pip domain-containing protein encodes the protein MKIPQIIHAELRRLVSTPMLLVALLALLCVPILYGGLYLWANQDPYGQLARIPAAIVVSDTGATVNGAARNYGDDVAQELLDSNTFDWERVSASEAGSGLASGRFDFVIEIPADFSSAIASISSSDPKKAEIQLRTDDANNYLASTIGSQAVERIQADIVAKVIDEAGLTLLADLQTIRVKISDAATGAQELVDGLGTARTGAEQLAAGTASLATGTAELRDGAAQLNSGAGELSAGAQRVAGGTAELDRLADELGAASAGAVAQLPTARNDIAQALTAAGVDPAEIHRILTALDPVGELLDTANSRVQGAVGRIDELNTGAQEVAAGAAQLAEGSARLAEGTATAAAGAAELNDGAARLGPGTAELLDGASQLQAGLADGVSQIPESDEDTRAAQASTLADPVSVSTSDLAQAQNYGAGLAPFFAALAGWIGIYSLFLIVKPISRRAVTALRAPVRVTLAGWLTPAMFGAVQMLGLFLVLAFALRFSFANPLPTLGLLVAATATYAAIVLALNVWFGEVGEFLGLVLMVVQLVSAGGTFPWQTLPGPLAVAHHVLPMSYVVDGMRQLMYGGSLSRVWLDLGVLAIWLIAGLVLSALGVARITRRRTLRDLQPSIFG
- a CDS encoding ABC transporter permease: MRSTLTGVFRHRLVWPVAALAVLIVVNTIARPSFIGITVQNGQLYGPLIDILRNSAPLMLVALGMTLVIATRGIDLSVGAIMAVSGAVALTFISSSPDPGSPATVLTAIALGVLVSLVLGLWNGFLVSVVGVQPIIATLVLMLAGRGVALLITGGFITTINSDPYRFMAQGYLFGLPFAFYVSVLAIAVVALLERRTALGVLTEAVGINPEASRLAGVRSRGIIWGAYAASGVLAGFAGILYSSNIMAADANAAGLYIELDAILAVVLGGTSLMGGKFTIAGTVVGVFTIQTLKSTITFLGVPPAISPLFLAIVVIIVVLVQSPRTRGALARLAASARRAPATKMGAAS
- a CDS encoding ABC transporter substrate-binding protein, encoding MKKKILAAAAMLGAVLMAATGCAGGAGTAGGGGGGDDVITVGFAQTGSESGWRAANTESMKEAFSEENGFDLVFNAADNKQEAQIAAVRNFINQGVDAIVIAPITVDGWDDVLTEAKDAGIPVILEDRTVSASDDLYASWVGLDFEQEGKTAGEWVKENFDGKGANLVVLEGTTGSSAALDRATGFDAAIEGTDITVMDSQTGDFTRDGGKKVMEGYLQKYGSDIDVLFAHNDDMGLGALDAIKAAGLVPGQDIQIVTIDAVKDGMTALANGEFNFIVECNPLLGEQAAELVKKVLAGEEVEKATIVEDQSFTQEQAKEVLDSRPY
- a CDS encoding Na+/H+ antiporter subunit D, with the translated sequence MSTLVPLLVTLPLLGAGMALIAGRHRKTQVAVSVTTLSATLAIALVLLFAVDASDQPLAVSVGGWPIPLGIVLYVDRLAALLVVISSVVLLAVLLFSVGQGAADGDDDTPVSIFHPSYLILSAGIFTAFIAGDLFNLYVGFEILLVASYVLITLGSTESRIRTGVVYIVVSLVSSILFLAAIAMIYGALGTVNMAQLSDRMGELPPDVQLVLHLMLLLAFSIKAAVFPLSFWLPDSYPTAPAPVTAVFAGLLTKVGVYALIRTETQIFRDSDVNFMLMIVALATMIVGVLGALAQAELKRILSFTLVSHIGYMVFGLAIATEAAIGATIYYTVHHIVVQTTLFLAIGLIERRAGSTSILRVRGLMRAAPVIAVLYFIPAINLGGLPPFSGFIGKYGLFDAAAEVGTPIMIVLIVGGIVTSLLTLYALMRAWNLAFWREEEDSAETEARIGYLGSAPAAGVQTERRVIPRIMTAATAGMVVVTLALTVFAGPLYAVCARVGATLLEPISVVQVEQGVEE
- the argG gene encoding argininosuccinate synthase produces the protein MSKVLQSLPVGERVGIAFSGGLDTSVAVAWMRDKGAVPCTYTGDLGQPDEDDIAAIPGRALQYGAEVSRLVDCKSALVEEGFVALACGAFHIRSGGRTYFNTTPLGRAVTGTLLVRAMKEDGVDIWGDGSTYKGNDIERFYRYGLLANPALRIYKPWLDADFVTELGGRTEMSQWLVEHGFPYRDSVEKAYSTDANIWGATHEAKTLEHLDVSLETVEPIMGVRFWDPAVEIATEDVTVTFDRGRPVALNGVEYADPVELVFEANRIGGRHGLGMSDQIENRIIEAKSRGIYEAPGMALLFIAYERLVNAILNEDTLATYHEQGRRLGRLMYEGRWLDPQSLMLRESIQKWVGSTITGEVTLRLRRGEDYTVLDTTAPVMSYGPDKLSMERVGDAAFGPTDRIGQLTMRNLDIADSRTRLEQYAGMGLIGGPTAELVGSVTAGEAYDITEPATPLDAAREALAEATDAAGEAAAFDSGTD
- a CDS encoding monovalent cation/H+ antiporter complex subunit F, coding for MNVVLIAIFVVFTVAAILTLWRIVIGPSILDRAVASDVLLTEVLCVLGAEMAINQHTRSLPIMLIIAAVGVFGSVSIARFVARKDNTGR
- the mnhG gene encoding monovalent cation/H(+) antiporter subunit G — translated: MSTLAALGADAAATPLQAWLDGIALVLILFGALLCLVAGIGVLRFRDVPARLHAATKPQVLGLVVICLAIALSLRSWPVVAFLVPVVLFQLATAPLSAHMVGRQAYRNETIDRASLYVDELRGEKETPPASGG